TTATTCCAAAATACTATTAAtccttcatatattttttcatatcaaCCAATCATTATCGTCTAACTtctctttaattaatttgccgTTTCCGGGTAAAGACCGGCAACAACTACCCTTATCTACCCTGAAAAACCATGCATACATATCGTCTAACGTCTCTctcaatttaatttgttctgTTCATTCTCGCAGGTCCGTCGCCGTCGTATATGTGAAGGATGTATAAggaaaagcatatatattcatctagacgaaaaaaataatccaagTTATTTCTACTGCCATAGAAGCCTAgtttaaaattgtaaaaaatttaatactatCAAAGGTGAAGGAATCAATTAAAACCCTGTCTCTTATGTAGAAAAAATTGTacccgttgatttttttatatacgtttggctttttatcttattaatttttttaaaatatataaagctatatatgcataaaaatgtatttaacaataaataaaataattaataattatgtatttttttaataaagaaatagtcaaacctatataaaaaaaatcagggtGGGCCTCATCGGTGTGTACCCTACGGAGATCTTGGCCCAACAAAGCGTTGATCCTTTTTAAACCCAAAGGCCCAAGAAAGTGCTGCGCGTGGAACCGCGCGCCTCGAACGCACGAGCTCCgaaccgcctcgccgccggccactgCGGCGGCCGCACCACGCCGcatgccgccggcgcctcTGCCACCGGAGCTCCACCGGGTGCTCTCCCTGCTcccccgcctcgcctcccggcgccacctcctccagGCGCACGCGCACCTCCTcccccgcggcggccaccgccacgCGCGCCTCGTCTccgcgctcctcctcgcctccctccgcctcccgCTCCGGGACCACGCGGTCGCGCTCGCGCGACGCGTCCACCCCTCGGTGTCCGTCAgggccgccgcgcgcctccgGGGCGGAGGAGTCGGGCTCGTCCCGCAGCTTCACTCCCTGCTCCTCCGCGcgggcctcgccgccgacccgcACGCCGCGGCCAGCCTCATCCAGGCCTACTGTTGCCTCGGAGGGGTTGGCTCCGCTCGGAGGGTGTTCGATGAGACGGCTGCCTCCGGGGACGTCGTTTCCTGGAACGTCATGATCGATGGGTATGTGAAGTCTGGTGACCTGGCTCGTGCGCGTGAACTGTTCGATGTTATGCCGGAGAGGAACGTGGTATCGTGGACGACGGTGATCGGGGCATACGCGCAGATGAAGCAGCCGGAGGAGGCAATCGAGGTGTTCCGAAGGATGCAGGTGGAGGGGATCGAACCAGATGGGGTGGCACTGCTGTCGGTGCTCTCAGCATGCGGCGATCTGGGCATGGTTGATTTAGGGGAATGGGTGCACATGTTTGTGCTGCGGCAGAGGTTATGCCGGGAGATAAAGCTGATGAATGCAATCATCGACATGTATGTGAAATGTGGGAGTGTCAAGAAAGCGGTGGAAGTGTTTGAGGGCATGGAACAGAAGAGTATAGTTACTTGGACTACGATGATTGCTGGATTTGCATTGCACGGCCTTGGTTTGGAAGCTGTGGGGTTATTTCGCCGGATGGAGAGGGAGAATGTGTCACCAAATGATGTCACTTTTCTCGCAGTCCTATCTGCATGTAGCCACGTTGGACTGATTGATTTGGGCCGCTGGTACTTCAGAACTATGGTGTCTCAGTACAAGATTAAGCCACGAGTTGAGCATTATGGATGCATGATTGATCTACTTGGCCGTGCAGGTTGTTTGATGGAAGCTCGTGGTTTAGTTCATGACATGCCTTTCAAGGCAAATGCAGCAATATGGGGAGctcttcttgctgctgctcgcaCACATGGTGATGCAAAGCTTGGAGAACAAGCCTTGTTACATCTAATTGAGCTCGAGCCTCATAACAGTGGGAATTATATTCTTCTATCTAACATCTATGCAGAACAGGAGAGGTGGGATGCTGTGAGAGAACTTCGAGTATCAATGAGAGATAGAGGATTAAGGAATGTGCCAGGGGCAAGTTCTATTGATGTTGATGGCATGGTTCATGAGTTCACTTCCAGAGATGGATCTCATCCTTCCTTGCATAAGATGTGTGAAGTTCTTCGTGCAATCAATACTAACATAAAATCTGTTGGTCAGATCACGGTGCTCCCTGAAAGTCTGCATAACGTTGAAGAAGGGTAAGATGCATATAATCTAGTAAAAGCATTGTTCCATCACATGCCAACTTGCCAACTGTGCACAATTGAAGTTCTGGTGAGATTGATGGCAGTTCACAAGTCCTACTATTCACCCCATCCTTCCTTCCAGTCAGACTCAAGAAGACTGATACAGAAAGTACCTGATGCTATGCTTTATACTGAATCAATTTATTCTGCAAAACAAAAGTGAAAGCAATTGGCAATTCCTTGATGGTAAAATGGATTCGATGGTTATGCTCAATATTCCAGGAAGTACTTATTTGTATTGGAGAAGGACAGAATTCTTTGGTACACTCAGAAAGAGTCGTATCTGTATTGTGTAATAACTGATAAGTGAACATAGCTGGAAATTTACAAATGGTTTTAAGGGAGTAGTTGTTGGCCAAGTGATTGCATGTGTGAGGTTGAAACTCAAGAGCTGATTCTTGTTGACTAGttttttcatgaggtttaGTCTTCTTAGGATCAAAGTTGACCAAGCCTTTGTTCTTCAGTTCAAGGTACAGGCAACATCTAAacagaagttttttttttttatgttgacTGACTATTTGTTTCATCAGATTTCTCCTTTGGCAACATATGTAGAATAAACATGCCATTCACTTTTCAACTCTATCTCAAACAAATATTCTAGCGTCGTGATTTAAATTACTCTTTAAACAAGTAATTATTGCACACATTACTGAGACATTTATCTTGTTTTAGGTGTGCACAGAGGCAAATAAGTTGAGATGCTTTAGAACTATAAAACGATTCTTTCTCAGAGTTAGTTCAGTGCaatataatagtataataTAACAAACTAACAATTATTGTGTGATAGAATGGTTTGTCAATTTTCTTGTATGATCATTCCTTCATATTTACTCAAatgcacctttttttttggttttctgaAAGAATTCATCTGAAATCAAAGGAACTCTCTTATCATCAGATCAGCAGTTCACCTGCCATTGTGGTAACTGGCAGGACACATTTCATTGCAGGCTCGTTGTACAATATACACCGAGAGCATTTCTTTCATGTAGTAGCCACTCTTAGAATTGAATACTATATCTTAAAGTGATGagattctaattaatttagagCGTCAAACTCTGAAAGAAGCCGTGCTCTAGTCCAATGCTAAGAGTTCCCAGTCCTAGAAGAGCACCAATCCATGCTGTCTGAAGAGCTTGAAAGAACTTTGTCAACTTCCCTGCAGTGAAGGATCAACAAGTAATATAAAGCTTACTGAACAAGAAACACATTgcagacagacagacagaaGTCCCAAGTTGGTAAATGGTAATATTTGTTTGCTAGTTGTGCAGTCTGTTCAAAAATGATAATACCAAAACTGAGAAATTATTGTTATTGTCTTTTACTGAGGTATTTTTGGCTAAAAATTACAGATGTCCATGTTATTGTTGAAGTCTCCATGTTGTCAACTGAAATTTAGAAACTTCAGTTTCTATGTAGTGAAGTTTACTTTCAAAGTTTCAATATTTATTCTAGTTTAACTctagaaataaattatactGGCAAATTATCCGTGCGTTGCAATagatttcaaaatatatatcttaagTTATTAActtgaaaattatatattttttagaaaaaaacatatcgaTAAATATATCTGGTGCCATGAACTTTTCTACatctatatatgcatattctaaaatgttttGTCGCTAAGCATTCTCTTACTGTGGTTTCAATTTTAGGAGTAACTTTAAAAACTCCAGATGGTACTGGCCTACTGGCAGTATGTTATGCATAAATTATCCTGGATGCTCATTCTCCGGTGTAGGATAGAAAAATACCTATTTTGTGTTTCTCATCCTGTAACCTGTGTGATCTAGAGTCCTTATCTGGCTTCTCTAGCATACAGTCTTCCAGTTCTTCCTGTAATGACTTTCTGGGCCTCCCATGGTACACAAGATTTTCGTTTTTATGTCCCTTCACTTCATTGTTGATGTAAAATTCTTTAATTGGTGGAGTGCAGAATTCCTGTGCTGCGAATTGATTAAGAGCCTTGGCTTGCTTCATATCCTCTACATAGTCTGTTGAGGGTTGAAGAGTTAGGTAAATTCCTTTGTCCTTTACCTGGCTACCAGCTTTAGTGCATGCCATAGTAATTGGTGAAGGGATACTAGAAACATAGATAACATCTTCAGTTACTATTGGAATATCTAGCTCCAGTTTACTTCGACATGTGTTGATCTTCTCAATGATTTGTTGGTGGAGCCAATTTTCAATGTCCACAATTCCCTTTTCTTCGATTTTGTTCTTCACATCTCTAGATTCTGCAAGCTGATAATCTGTGTAGCAAGTCACTTGATCATGTAAAGATTTATCATGTTCTGAGAAAATCACTTGTTTAATCTCGTATTCTGATGCATCCTGGCTACATTCAGTTCCATCTCGTATGCTTGGTGTCCAATTCATGTCACTTGTCATGGACATACTGCATTCTGATTGCCAAGGTGCAGCATTTCCTGGGATTGTTACTGACTCAGCATAAACTGAGGATGGCCGCCTCCTTGGTGGTACCGGTGGTTTTTTCCTGTTAGTAACATGAATGCAATTATTTAAGCCTATCCTGTGCTGGCTAGAAGCAGTTGGCTTCATGAACCTTGGTAGCCTGGAAGAGACTTCTCTGCGATTCTTTGAACTCCTCACATTACTTGATGCATCTGTTTTCAATTCTTCCATGAATAGATGCGACATGTCGAAATTAGAATCAATAGTTGGCTGAGATCCTGTCAACTGCTCCATACTCTCCTCGAGATTCTTAATTTTTCTTCTGATTTCTTCACATTCATGTTCCAAATCATTGACCTTCAGTCCTAAATCTATTAATAGTGTTTCCTTCCTTGCTTTCACCTCCTGTTTGAGATCAAAATATGTTCTATAGTCATTAGTCAAGtgagttaaaatttacataatttttttttacaagtgTGCATGAATGCAGATACCATGttctgtaaaaaaacaaactgagTATTAATTACTCTTGGCTGATGAAACAGATCTCAACTTTTTCATAACAATGATCTTGTTTTTCAAGTTGTCCTTTTGCCAATTGAAATGTGAGTATTAACTATCTTATTATCTTAATTTATGTTTGGCTTATGCTATTTTTAATAGGTTAAATAGTCATCTGGTAGTGATAGTTCTTGCATATGCGCTCATTATAATGGTAAGAGCAAAATCTTACTGGTGGTTCTTCACTTTCCAGGCGAATGCTTCTTACTCTTGTTGCAAAACCCAAGGTGCAAATTGTCTCACATAAATCACCCTCATTGGGGCTGACATGGACAAGCATCACTGTTTTGGACTCACATCCTGTCAACATGAATATGTCAAGGTAAGTTGTGAGAAATATGGGTTTGCAAAACAAATGAGCCACAAATGTTGTTCTGACTTTTGAAATAGCTAGCAATAGACTAATTTACCTAGAGAATCTCTCAGTACTTGTGTAAGCTTACTATTTCTGCAAATTTCAAATGCTGAAATGTTATTGTTATGTCATATTTTTCTGATGAAATGGCAGTCATGTACCAATTTCCATACAGTAGTGTATTATGAATTTCATTTACCTGTAAGGGACATGGGGTTTTTTAGTCTGTAGTGCATCAATCACATCTCCTAGAGCTGACAAAGACAAATTTATGGCTTTCCCTTCCTTGAGCCTTTTCCCAGTTGCTTTTGTCTTTACAAGTCTTTCACTCCCACCTAGATCAATCATCCACAACTTGCTCGTAGCTTTTCTCCTCTCAGTTGCATTCAAGCAAGTCAATGAGATGCGAATCAAACTGTTTCACAaatgaacaaataaatttacaagGCTTTAGTAAAGTGATTATTCCATGGTTATCTATCTAAAAACAACCATTTTAATCATCCAATATGTTTTTGTAAACATTTGCCATGTAACTTTTGCTGAATCCTCTTTCAATCAGGTGCACCCATGGTTGATATTCAAATTgttatagataaaagaaatgcTCTTCttcaataaaatgaaaaaataccAGTGAGATCTGCTTGATGTAGAATTTGCCATGGTGGAAGCTGTTGATCTAAGACGAGTCCCCACTTCATacaatcttttcacttcttcAAAACTATTGACAGTAACTGCTACTAGGTCTTCAATCTCAATGCCACCATCAGGGCCTGATTTAATGGAGAGGCTGAATGCGAAGATACATTAAAGAATAGTTTAGTTCAATAGATGCAAAGTTTATATTTGTGCGCAGATATATATGGAAGCGAGTTAACCTTTTACCATCCAAAAAGTTCAGGAACAACCTAAAGCAATTCACAAGTTAATAACTGTAGGACTATCTTTCCTTTATTGACAGGAAAGGGTTATCTTCCCATATAGATCCTTATTAAACATTCAATATTGGGTTCTACAAAATGATAGACCACATCGATTCATTGGGAGGACACATAGATTATACTACATCATTGTAGCATTCTGTCAGATTTGCCAACAGGGACTGAATAatttttagaaagaaaagctagtaaatttttaatattttcatatgataTGTGATATATCTTCAATTCTTCATAGAGTTGTAGGAAGCCATGTTACGTGAAGTCAAGAATATGTCACactttttccttctctcttttttctataattgGAAAGGACGCTTGTGTATCAACATTGTGATCTACCCTGCTTGTATATCAACATTGTGCCATGCCCTGCTTGTATATCAAGATAAGTGATTCTGACAGCCTCGTATCAGTGGTGGCCACATGGAAatccaaaatttcaaaatatcgTCAAGTCAATAGTGCAAGCCTAAGTAACATCAGGTAGAAAACAAGGGCAGATGTAAGTCCAAAAATGCATCAAACTGTATTAGCATCTGTCTGGTACTCTGGTAGCACATTCATGAAATATGCTATATCCAGAATacatttttagtttctttGGGATTCAACATAATTTTACAACAGACATGCATGACACATTGACATTTGTAGTGCTTCATTGCTGTTACCATGACTGCAACATCATAGTCAGAACCTGGCTCCAATAtacatttcattttatttattatgcaTGGGAAGTTCAGAACTGACATATTCGAGTACtttaatttccttttcttattttatttttatcattatttattttgcacaAAGTATCCTCCTTTtgaacaaatatagaaaattaccTTGATACATTCTTAAGCCCATTACTCTTGCTTCTTGGGGCCAGCAGATCTCGTATGTTCCCCATATATATCTCAAGCATACTGAAAGTGAAGAGAAACCTGTTGCTGCACTCCGAAGCTCGATTAAACAATGTTTGAATCCCACGTGGTATGACACCCAGATTTGTAGGCTTCCCCTCCTAATTCATATGGTAATGGACTGTAAGTAAAACATTTGAATCCTCAGTTGGTTTGGGGTGTTTATACTTTTCATTTATCCTTTTGTGCATGTAGGGATGGAGGGGATAGGAGCGATCAATGAGGAATCTTACCATTGTATAAGTTTTTCCACTACCTGTTTGACCATAGGCAAATATGCAAACATTGTAGCCATCTAAAGCAGATTTAATCACTGGTTCAACTTCGGAAAATACATCACCTGGAAAAGCATACTATTATAACTTGattttcattcaaaaaaaattcttgagAATGTGCAACTTGTATTAAGTATTGGTCTGATTCAATACCTTGTGTTGAGAGCGGGTTGAAAACCTTATCAAACTTGTATTGCTTTCTCTTGGTTTCAGCAACTTGGAGGAAAATGCTACTCTCATCCAGAGTGAACAGATTTCTCGAACTGTAAGTTTCTTCATGGTGAAAAGGCCTTATACGGCAAAATACCCGTATATTCCCTGTGGAACAAAGGCATGCTAGTCAACATGTAGCAGCACCTGTTGTCTTTGTTGAAACTTACAAAACCAAGCAAGATTTTTGCAGATAGAAAGTTCAAGAAGAAAGCTCAACCTTTCAAATCCAAATAGTTATTTAGTGCCTCTCTCCTGTGCAGTGTTATCTGCTTTAGTTGAGCATTCAGTGAAACCAGTTCATCTGTCGTAAGCAAACAAAAGCCAAGAAATTCTCAGAAATGCTTAGAGCTTTTGAGGGCAAGATTAGAAGTGCATACCTTGAATCTTTTCAACTTTATTCTCTGATTCTGTATTGTCATCACCAATATTTTCAGTCTTCTCGACCACCACTTTCATTCGTGGTAACCCATCAATGATGTGAGACACTGATTCAATCCAACTAGGTGTGAGGTGCTTGTTGAACCCCATGAGGGATGACAGAGTATCTGGAAGATTCCGCATGGTTCTTGCTGGTTGCACATCCATGTATAGTACGCCAATTGTTGCCAAGATTCAGTGCTGCTGATCTCTATCCTACTGATCTTATTTGCTTCTTTGCTGGTGATTCCACCTGCTGTTGTGGAATGAGATTGTAGatcaatcagaaaaaaaaggtttgttGAAGTCTTAGTCAGGGATGAATCAAACTGGACTACTTCAGCAGCCTATTCTGACCACATGTAGTTGATAATCAAGGGTTTTGCTATGATTTTCTAATCAATATCTGACCAAGTGTTTTGTGGCAGTTAGACTTGAGAAGGATATAAAAAGAATGACTCGAAGACTGTATCCATAAGGACAAGGAGATATTTGGAGTTCGTACCTGCACAGTATTCACTTCCATACTTAGTGAAATGTCTACGGGCTGCAAGAGCAAGGAGAATGTTGGATGTGGGAGTTGCCTTTGGAGAACCCATACATTGCTTAAATCCTTCTTGGAGTTCCAAGGTCTCTATCACTTCTCAAGAAAAGGTCAGTTCTACTTCAAGATCTCCAACCACTGCATTTCCTAGGTTAGATAAAACAGAAACGATCATGAAACAAGATAAAGGAAATAATGCATTGCTTGTTCTTGCAGGGTAATTGAAGTGTGAAATAAGGCTTGAAAGTATTGGAAAAGAAGAAACTCTACCATACCTCGAGTCCTCAGCTAGCTCTTTTCACCTTCAAGACACAGGTTTTGTGCTCTATATATATCAGCATGTCACCATCAAGGGTGAGAGTGCCAACCGACACACCTAATCAGAGAAAATCTAGATCAGAATATGCAAGTACCTCAGTTTGTTTCAGCATTTGGAATCTTGACAGTAGAATCCACCATAGTTGCTACCTCCAAAACTGTTCTTATAACTGCTGATCAAACAGAGACCTTGGAATACCTAGCAATGGAGCTTGCTATTTCAGATATGCCATCTATACATACCGAAGGAAGCTGACAAAGCAAAGCATATGCTCCATGCTTGGGATTCTTTGGTCAAGGGAGCTCAAGCTCAGTCAGAACCACAACAGCTGTAACTCCCTTAGTGTATTTTGTCTGTCACAGGGACACAGAGTGAAGGAGGGAGTAGTGGTGATGGTGATTAAGTATGGCAGAGCTCATGATAGATTATATTCCGTGGCACATGGCGACAACATTTAATGGGTGGATGTGAGCTTGGCTAATGAAACCATTCTCGTTCTGCTGTCATAAAAATGCTCACCTACCATGTGCCATGCTGAACTTTTCAGTGAACCAACAGGTGGGACTGTGCCTGAAAATGTTGGATTCTAATCCATCTTGTGACCATCGCTCAAAACAAAAGGCGATACTGTTTTTTCAGTGGTTTCTTACCGACAGACACTGTTCCAGTTAGTTTTGCTCTTGTAATATTTCTTTATCTAACCAGCATGGTGATGTCAGCAGATCAACTAGTGCTGTACATTCTGTTGTATTGATTCGTTCATGTGATGATCCCTGCAGCCTTTGCAGATGTCCAGGTATCCTCACGATAAATGTATTTAGAAGTCTGTAGCTCTTGCCTGatccttttttatttggtggTTACATATAGTACATCCAAAGTAATATAATAGGCACTCTTATATTTCCTGGTGGTGATTATAGTCTTGCACTCTTATGGACCAAAGGGTTGTAGGGTTGAACTGAACTTTCTTTGTTTCAAGCTAGTACTTTTTATGTGTAAATAGGTGTCCgcagataaaataaaatttcttccAGAAATGCATTTGTTATTTACAAGACAATCCAGTTTGGCATTTAAGCAAGGGACGCATGATTGGATTGATAAGTGGATCTCAACAGGTAAGTTTCACCAGTGAGGCAGTGACCAACTGTGGACTAATAAAATCATGGACCCATCGGCCTTTTGTAGGGATATGGCTTGTCTCTattttagggggtgtttagattgagaaaatttttaggagaagtatcacgttaaatgtttgatcggatatcggaaggagttttcggacatgaataaaaaaacgaatttcacggctagcctagaaaccgcgagatgaatcttttgagcctaattaatttgtcattagcacatgttggttactgtagcacttatggctaatcatggactaattaggctcaaaagattcgtctcaagatttctttcgtaactgtgcaattagttttttgattcatctatatttaatgctttatttaggtgtccaaaatttcaatacgatgtttttggaaaagaattttgagaactaaacgaggccttagTTAGCAAGTAATGGATCTTGCTGTACTCATTGCTTTCCAATGAAAAGGAGAAGTGAatgttcaaaatttgttttgaacGGAAAAAATATTACAGACATTCACATCCAACCGAAAGGAATTCTGAATATTATCTTCTTTTCGTTGGACACCAAAGGTCACTATACTGAAATTCATCTTTAcgctctagaaaaaaaataactctgGTTAATTTGATGTGAGgtttttgttataaaatttcagcTGCTAAAGTGTCGGTATTTGATACATTGATATTGTTTATGCATGTGCAGATTTCTCAGTGATATGCCTGATCAAATTCCACCTTTCTGAGCACAGAAAGATGATAAGAGGATCTCTTTATTGATCTGGGCAGATAAGATATGGAGGAGCTATGCCCTATGGGACATAAGAATCGTAAGATCATGAGTACGCTGCGGGCTCTTTAAATTTCCTATCTTCTTTTTTCGTGCGCACGTTtttcgaactactaaacgtacatcttttgctaaaaatatttatgtgaaagttgttttaaaaaatcatactaatctatttttaagtttacagtaactaatacttaattaatcatatgctaatgactaTTCTTATTTTGCGTGCGCTGATTAGACTGCTTGGAACCCTATCTTGCGAACGAGCCGTGCTTCCCCTATGTATAGCCTGGAATCTTCCTTTGCTTGCAGCTTCTCTCGCTGGCAGAAACACTTTTTGAGCCCAGGTGAGTAAACAccattcttcttctcctttctactttcttttaagaaaaagaaggcaTGGGCACGTTGATGGCCATGTCAGGAGTGGAAGATAAGGGCATCcacaatgtatatatgtagcaaaaatagtttatatatatatatgggacCTGCATATATAGGATATAACTATTGTTATctccactatatatatatatatatatatcaactagtattaggagagaggaaatagagacaaataacatattttatccTTTATGGGTAGCCTATATACTTATGAGTGacttttactattttcttGCTATGGACTAGTTTTATAATGTTGTTAGGTGACTGaatagaatattttattacttATGAACTAGTTTTAGATTACATCGTGGATGCCCTAAATCAGGAAAATTAGAAAGAACGTCACAGAGAGCAAGCAAATAGTAGAAGAAAAGAACGTCACAGTCTATCCAACAACTAGTACTAAATGCTGGGAATGAATGTAGCACGACCcacatttttaaaactttgatgaGAGTAGAGACATGCAAGCTAAGCAACAAGATGAAAACAAATAGGTTCAAACAAACAACAGCCATGGTGTCTGCAAGCCTGCAAGGACCGATCAATCGGCAGTTGAAACTTCTTTTAGCCCCCCTAGGCCCCAACCtttcttagagcaagttcaacagtACATGCAACTACTggcttcaatttatctatagtcaatctaatagctaattcatacaatagttacctacaaaacatcatgtatggtcccacatgtcatacacacgttTTGTCTTGAatcccgtgtgcagctggctacaaattaatagcccatatctcttctctctttcctcttatatctttaaaatatatttatagcggGTTTATAtcatgctattgtacctgctgtAGCAGGCCCATAGACTTGGACGGGATCCAGCCTTATTTTTCAATCATCGGTCTTTTCAAGAACAATAGTTTGTGTGCGCAACTTAATAGTGAGGGAGGAGGATGATTGCACCCTTAACAGTTGTAGAGATGTTGGACTAGAGGGCCTGAAGAATACATTGCGAACGTGCTTGTAATATGGCGGTAAATACGGAAGCTACTGGTCAGAGTTTAAACCTTAGTAATCGTATAACAAAAGGGTCACTCGCTGGTTCCAGAAAATGCAGCTTAAGAATTGACCTATAAAAGAGTAGATCCTTGCATTTGGGACAGAGGTCGATCCTGGTTTTAGTTTTCTCTTAAAGTAATTCAAGAAGGTATTTCCTCCTTGCCCTGAGTTCTTTTGGATGGCCTAGAGAATAgcgctatgttttttttcactgcCAAACTGTTTAGTGATCAGAAAGTTTCATCTACATATACTAGCTGACAAGCTTTCATCTTTCTGTCAACCACCTTAATTAGTTAATAAGTAATCAGTGTATCTGCCTAGGATCTATATATCTCATCGTATATATGCCTCTATTAAAGCCAACTACAATGGGCCAAAGGTTGGTGCCTGCGTGTACGTTGAGTATTACAGGCAGCGGCACTAgaataaataaacatatgcTGTTGAGAGCCTTGATGTCAGCATCAATTGATTGTTGATTCCTAAAGTTTAGATTATTCTGTCTTGGTTTTGGTTGGAAAAGAAGTTACACTTTTGGGTAAAGTTAATGAAATGAATTAATTGGAGCTAGAGTTTAGGTGATGAAGATAATGAAGTTCAGCACATTGATTGCTCATGAAGCAATATATAGGAG
This is a stretch of genomic DNA from Oryza brachyantha chromosome 1, ObraRS2, whole genome shotgun sequence. It encodes these proteins:
- the LOC102718321 gene encoding pentatricopeptide repeat-containing protein At5g56310 codes for the protein MPPAPLPPELHRVLSLLPRLASRRHLLQAHAHLLPRGGHRHARLVSALLLASLRLPLRDHAVALARRVHPSVSVRAAARLRGGGVGLVPQLHSLLLRAGLAADPHAAASLIQAYCCLGGVGSARRVFDETAASGDVVSWNVMIDGYVKSGDLARARELFDVMPERNVVSWTTVIGAYAQMKQPEEAIEVFRRMQVEGIEPDGVALLSVLSACGDLGMVDLGEWVHMFVLRQRLCREIKLMNAIIDMYVKCGSVKKAVEVFEGMEQKSIVTWTTMIAGFALHGLGLEAVGLFRRMERENVSPNDVTFLAVLSACSHVGLIDLGRWYFRTMVSQYKIKPRVEHYGCMIDLLGRAGCLMEARGLVHDMPFKANAAIWGALLAAARTHGDAKLGEQALLHLIELEPHNSGNYILLSNIYAEQERWDAVRELRVSMRDRGLRNVPGASSIDVDGMVHEFTSRDGSHPSLHKMCEVLRAINTNIKSVGQITVLPESLHNVEEG
- the LOC102722710 gene encoding kinesin-like protein KIN-14B, whose translation is MDVQPARTMRNLPDTLSSLMGFNKHLTPSWIESVSHIIDGLPRMKVVVEKTENIGDDNTESENKVEKIQDELVSLNAQLKQITLHRREALNNYLDLKGNIRVFCRIRPFHHEETYSSRNLFTLDESSIFLQVAETKRKQYKFDKVFNPLSTQGDVFSEVEPVIKSALDGYNVCIFAYGQTGSGKTYTMEGKPTNLGVIPRGIQTLFNRASECSNRFLFTFSMLEIYMGNIRDLLAPRSKSNGLKNVSSLSIKSGPDGGIEIEDLVAVTVNSFEEVKRLYEVGTRLRSTASTMANSTSSRSHCLIRISLTCLNATERRKATSKLWMIDLGGSERLVKTKATGKRLKEGKAINLSLSALGDVIDALQTKKPHVPYRNSKLTQVLRDSLGCESKTVMLVHVSPNEGDLCETICTLGFATRVRSIRLESEEPPEVKARKETLLIDLGLKVNDLEHECEEIRRKIKNLEESMEQLTGSQPTIDSNFDMSHLFMEELKTDASSNVRSSKNRREVSSRLPRFMKPTASSQHRIGLNNCIHVTNRKKPPVPPRRRPSSVYAESVTIPGNAAPWQSECSMSMTSDMNWTPSIRDGTECSQDASEYEIKQVIFSEHDKSLHDQVTCYTDYQLAESRDVKNKIEEKGIVDIENWLHQQIIEKINTCRSKLELDIPIVTEDVIYVSSIPSPITMACTKAGSQVKDKGIYLTLQPSTDYVEDMKQAKALNQFAAQEFCTPPIKEFYINNEVKGHKNENLVYHGRPRKSLQEELEDCMLEKPDKDSRSHRLQDEKHKIGKLTKFFQALQTAWIGALLGLGTLSIGLEHGFFQSLTL